A part of Candidatus Methylomirabilota bacterium genomic DNA contains:
- a CDS encoding enoyl-CoA hydratase: MSETPKLLLEKDGPIGWIVFNQPEKRNAVSQEMWELMPKYVHDLATDDAIRVVVLRGAGDKAFVAGADISQFKDRRRNMADEEEYRRINARGQEALTALTKPLLAMIHGYCVGGGVSIAIGCDIRIAADDARFGVPAARLGLGYHYHGMEKLMKLVGPAYTKEIFFTARTDFSAQDALRMGLVNQVVPKADLERFTRDYALTMARNAPLTLRSAKATVEQLVKPAGERDLALLDRLIADCFNSQDYQEGVKAFSEKRRPEFKGR, translated from the coding sequence ATGAGCGAGACACCGAAACTGCTGCTGGAGAAGGACGGGCCGATCGGCTGGATCGTCTTCAACCAGCCGGAGAAGCGGAACGCGGTGAGCCAGGAGATGTGGGAGCTGATGCCGAAGTACGTGCACGACCTGGCGACCGACGACGCGATCCGCGTGGTCGTCCTGCGCGGCGCCGGCGACAAGGCCTTCGTGGCCGGCGCCGACATCTCGCAGTTCAAGGACCGCCGCCGCAACATGGCCGACGAGGAAGAGTACCGGCGGATCAACGCGCGCGGTCAGGAGGCGCTCACGGCCCTGACGAAGCCGCTCCTCGCGATGATCCACGGCTACTGCGTGGGCGGCGGCGTCAGCATCGCCATCGGCTGCGACATCCGCATCGCGGCGGACGACGCGCGCTTCGGCGTGCCCGCGGCGCGGCTCGGGCTCGGTTACCACTACCACGGGATGGAAAAGCTCATGAAGCTGGTCGGGCCGGCGTACACGAAGGAGATCTTCTTCACCGCCCGCACCGACTTCAGCGCCCAGGACGCGCTCCGGATGGGGCTCGTGAACCAGGTCGTGCCCAAGGCCGACCTCGAGCGCTTCACGCGCGACTACGCGCTGACGATGGCGCGCAACGCGCCGCTCACGCTGCGCTCCGCGAAGGCCACCGTGGAGCAGCTCGTGAAGCCCGCCGGCGAGCGCGATCTGGCGCTGCTCGACCGGCTGATCGCCGACTGCTTCAACAGCCAGGACTACCAGGAAGGGGTCAAGGCGTTCTCCGAGAAGCGCCGCCCCGAGTTCAAGGGCCGCTGA
- a CDS encoding SDR family NAD(P)-dependent oxidoreductase, which translates to MELQGQVAIVTGAGRGIGRATALELARLGADVVVAELDKAGAERTAAEVKSLGRRALALPTDVTRRADLQTMADRTLAELGRIDVLVNNAGIYRAAAPLDVTEEHWDAIMSINARAVFFACQAVLPAMVKQKRGAIVSLASMAGKIGNRNNLPYNASKAAVISITKSLALAHAKDGIRVNCVCPGFVETDMWALVAREQGALMGMTPEEFTRQRAAQVPLGRMERPEDVAGVIAFLAGSRAGYMTGQALSVDGGLVMH; encoded by the coding sequence ATGGAGCTCCAGGGACAGGTCGCGATCGTCACCGGCGCCGGCCGCGGCATCGGCCGCGCCACGGCGCTCGAGTTGGCGCGGCTGGGCGCCGACGTGGTCGTCGCCGAGCTGGACAAGGCCGGCGCCGAGCGGACGGCGGCCGAGGTGAAGAGCCTCGGGCGGCGGGCGCTCGCGCTGCCGACCGACGTCACGCGGCGCGCCGACCTCCAGACGATGGCCGACCGCACGCTTGCCGAGCTCGGGCGGATCGACGTCCTCGTGAACAACGCCGGCATCTACCGCGCCGCGGCGCCCCTCGACGTCACCGAGGAGCACTGGGACGCGATCATGAGCATCAACGCCCGGGCGGTGTTCTTCGCCTGCCAGGCCGTGCTGCCGGCGATGGTCAAGCAGAAGCGCGGCGCCATCGTGAGCCTCGCGTCCATGGCCGGGAAGATCGGCAACCGCAACAACCTCCCCTACAACGCCAGCAAGGCGGCCGTCATCAGCATCACGAAGAGCCTCGCCCTCGCGCACGCCAAGGACGGCATCCGCGTGAACTGCGTCTGTCCCGGCTTCGTGGAAACCGACATGTGGGCGCTCGTCGCGCGTGAGCAGGGCGCCCTGATGGGCATGACGCCCGAGGAGTTCACCAGGCAGCGCGCCGCCCAGGTGCCGCTCGGGCGGATGGAGCGCCCCGAGGACGTCGCCGGGGTGATCGCCTTCCTCGCCGGAAGCCGCGCCGGGTACATGACCGGCCAGGCACTCAGCGTGGACGGCGGCCTGGTCATGCATTGA
- a CDS encoding amidohydrolase family protein, translated as MGTGGNADTGKTTIIRGGRLLDAPAHRADAADVLVAGDGIAEVGAPGLAAPAGARVMDARGLLLHPGLINAHTHAHGNLAKGMGDRWTLELLLTAGPWISGSRSLPEKHLSAKLGAVEMVLKGCTACYDLPLEWPAPTVEGLQAVGSAYAEVGMRAVLAPMVADRTFFEAIPGLMDALTPALQRDVEKLRPAPWKTSVANMRAALREWTLDRDRVRLAVAPTIPHHCSDEFLRACADLAREHGVGLHSHVAESKVQAVVGLERYGKTLTAHLDDLGLLGPHFTVAHGVWLDADDMQRLGDRGASVAHNPGSNLRLGNGLADMRAMLEHGVNVGLGTDGANCSDNLNMYEAMRLASLVSKGQCPERERWVTTEEVAVAATEGGARALGLDGRIGRLAAGYKADIVFLDLGHVNWVPLNDSTNQFVHTEDGAAVRHVMIGGRMVVEDRRVTTVDVAALAREADAARRRLADVNAATKELCERLAPVVGRFCPDLARVPYRVARYVSGP; from the coding sequence ATGGGCACCGGCGGGAACGCCGACACCGGCAAGACCACCATCATCCGCGGGGGTCGCCTGCTCGACGCCCCCGCCCACCGCGCCGACGCCGCCGACGTGCTCGTGGCGGGCGACGGCATCGCCGAGGTCGGCGCGCCCGGCCTGGCCGCGCCGGCCGGCGCGAGGGTCATGGACGCGCGCGGCCTGCTGCTGCACCCGGGGCTGATCAACGCTCACACCCACGCCCACGGGAACCTCGCCAAGGGCATGGGCGACCGCTGGACGCTCGAGCTGCTGCTCACGGCCGGCCCGTGGATCAGCGGCAGTCGCTCGCTTCCGGAAAAGCATCTCAGCGCGAAGCTCGGCGCGGTCGAGATGGTGCTCAAGGGCTGCACGGCCTGCTACGACCTCCCGCTCGAGTGGCCCGCGCCGACGGTCGAGGGGCTCCAGGCGGTCGGCAGCGCCTACGCGGAGGTGGGCATGCGGGCGGTCCTCGCGCCGATGGTCGCGGACCGCACGTTCTTCGAGGCGATCCCCGGCCTGATGGACGCCCTCACGCCCGCGCTGCAGCGGGACGTCGAGAAGCTCAGGCCGGCGCCGTGGAAGACGAGCGTCGCGAACATGCGCGCGGCGCTGCGCGAGTGGACACTCGACCGCGACCGGGTTCGGCTCGCGGTCGCCCCGACGATCCCGCACCACTGCTCGGACGAGTTCCTCCGCGCCTGCGCCGACCTCGCCCGGGAGCACGGCGTGGGACTGCACAGCCACGTCGCCGAGTCCAAGGTCCAAGCGGTCGTCGGGCTCGAGCGCTACGGCAAGACGCTGACGGCCCATCTCGACGACCTCGGCTTGCTCGGCCCGCATTTCACCGTCGCCCACGGTGTGTGGCTCGACGCGGACGACATGCAGCGGCTCGGCGACCGCGGCGCCTCCGTCGCGCACAACCCGGGCAGCAACCTGCGGCTCGGCAACGGGCTCGCGGATATGCGGGCGATGCTCGAGCACGGGGTCAACGTGGGCCTGGGCACCGACGGCGCGAACTGCTCCGACAACCTGAACATGTACGAGGCGATGCGTCTCGCCTCGCTCGTCTCCAAGGGGCAATGCCCGGAGCGCGAGCGCTGGGTGACGACGGAGGAGGTCGCGGTCGCGGCCACCGAGGGCGGCGCGCGGGCGCTCGGGCTCGACGGCCGCATCGGCCGGCTCGCGGCGGGCTACAAGGCCGACATCGTCTTCCTCGACCTCGGCCACGTCAACTGGGTGCCCCTGAACGATTCCACCAACCAGTTCGTCCACACGGAGGACGGCGCGGCCGTGCGGCACGTCATGATCGGTGGCCGGATGGTCGTGGAGGACCGGCGCGTCACGACGGTCGACGTCGCCGCGCTCGCGCGCGAGGCGGACGCCGCGCGGCGGCGCCTGGCGGACGTCAACGCGGCGACGAAGGAGCTCTGCGAGCGGCTGGCGCCGGTGGTCGGCCGGTTCTGCCCCGACCTGGCACGGGTGCCCTATCGCGTCGCGCGGTACGTCAGCGGCCCTTGA
- a CDS encoding ABC transporter permease produces MSIATARVSRFEEQPVRAASRVAALWTVIKRKPLGMASAALLALIVLTAVFADVLAPYDPLATQPEIRLAPPSWDHPFGTDDIGRDVLSRVIHGSRISLWVGLLAVGIGTVAGMIIGLLCGYCEGRLDLFAQRLMDAIQAIPGLILALAIVSVLKPNTTNAMLAIAIVIIPGNSRIVRGAVLSAKQNRYVEAAQAIGCRHPRIIMSHILPNVTAPILIIASIWLGNAILIEATLSFLGVGTQPPTPSWGLMLSSTGRAFMEQAPWLAIFPGLAISLAVLGFNLFGDTLRDAWDPKLRRT; encoded by the coding sequence ATGTCCATCGCGACGGCGCGCGTCTCCCGGTTCGAGGAGCAGCCGGTCCGCGCCGCGAGCCGCGTGGCGGCGCTCTGGACCGTCATCAAGCGGAAGCCGCTCGGGATGGCCTCGGCCGCCCTCCTCGCGCTGATCGTGCTGACGGCGGTCTTCGCGGACGTCCTGGCGCCCTACGATCCGCTCGCGACCCAGCCGGAGATCCGGCTGGCGCCGCCGAGCTGGGACCACCCGTTCGGCACCGACGACATCGGCCGCGACGTCCTGAGCCGCGTCATCCACGGCAGCCGGATCTCGCTCTGGGTGGGGCTGCTCGCCGTCGGGATCGGGACGGTCGCGGGCATGATCATCGGCCTCCTGTGCGGGTATTGCGAGGGCCGGCTCGACCTCTTCGCGCAGCGCCTGATGGACGCGATCCAGGCGATCCCGGGATTGATCCTCGCGCTGGCCATCGTCTCCGTGCTGAAGCCGAACACGACGAACGCGATGCTCGCGATCGCCATCGTCATCATTCCGGGCAACTCGCGCATCGTGCGCGGCGCCGTCCTGTCCGCGAAGCAGAACCGCTACGTCGAGGCCGCGCAGGCGATCGGCTGCCGGCATCCGCGGATCATCATGAGCCACATCCTCCCCAACGTGACGGCGCCGATCCTCATCATCGCGTCGATCTGGCTCGGGAACGCCATCCTGATCGAGGCGACGCTGTCCTTTCTCGGCGTGGGGACCCAGCCGCCCACCCCCTCCTGGGGGTTGATGCTGAGCAGCACGGGGCGCGCGTTCATGGAGCAGGCCCCCTGGCTCGCGATCTTCCCGGGCCTGGCCATCAGCCTCGCCGTGCTCGGCTTCAACCTCTTCGGCGACACCCTGCGCGACGCGTGGGATCCGAAGCTCCGGCGCACCTGA
- a CDS encoding ABC transporter permease, giving the protein MHKYVIRRLLLAIPVLLLSSLIVFGLMRVMPGDALTALMAESGNVGARELAKLRKDLGLDRPYHEQYLIWVWQMVSLNPGDSVFTGEPIPVALKKSIPVTLELATLALILGLVIAIPIGVLSATRQDTSSDYAGRVVAVSGLSLPDFWLGTLVITFAALWFHWIPPIGYVSIWESPWRNLQQFLLPAAVLGFRLSAATMRMTRSTVLEVLREDYVRTAWAKGLGGRIVVYKHALKNALIPVVTIVGGQLGVLLAGTVVVETIFALPGMGRLTVEAILFRDYPVVQTNVMLVAATLVTLNLLVDLTYAWLDPRIRYG; this is encoded by the coding sequence ATGCACAAGTATGTGATCCGCCGGCTCCTGCTCGCGATCCCGGTCCTCCTGCTCTCCTCGCTGATCGTCTTCGGGCTGATGCGCGTGATGCCGGGGGACGCGCTGACCGCGCTGATGGCGGAGTCGGGCAACGTCGGCGCGCGCGAGCTCGCCAAGCTCCGCAAGGATCTCGGCCTCGACCGCCCGTATCACGAGCAGTACCTCATCTGGGTCTGGCAGATGGTGAGCCTGAATCCCGGTGATTCGGTCTTCACGGGCGAGCCCATCCCGGTGGCCCTGAAGAAATCGATTCCGGTCACCCTCGAGCTGGCGACGCTGGCGCTGATCCTCGGCCTGGTCATCGCGATTCCGATCGGGGTGCTCTCGGCGACCCGCCAGGACACGTCCTCGGACTACGCGGGGAGGGTGGTCGCCGTCTCCGGCCTCTCGCTGCCCGACTTCTGGCTCGGCACGCTGGTCATCACCTTCGCGGCGCTCTGGTTCCACTGGATCCCGCCGATCGGCTACGTCAGCATCTGGGAGTCGCCGTGGCGCAATCTCCAGCAATTCCTGCTGCCCGCGGCCGTGCTCGGCTTCCGTCTCTCGGCGGCGACGATGCGCATGACGCGCTCGACCGTGCTCGAGGTGCTCCGCGAGGACTACGTGCGCACCGCCTGGGCCAAGGGCCTCGGGGGACGGATCGTCGTCTACAAGCACGCGCTGAAGAACGCCCTCATCCCCGTCGTCACCATCGTCGGGGGCCAGCTCGGGGTGCTGCTGGCCGGCACCGTGGTCGTCGAGACGATCTTCGCGCTGCCGGGGATGGGCCGGCTGACCGTCGAGGCGATCCTGTTCCGCGACTATCCCGTGGTGCAGACCAACGTCATGCTCGTCGCGGCGACGCTCGTCACGCTGAACTTGCTCGTGGACCTGACCTACGCGTGGCTCGACCCGCGGATCCGGTACGGATAA